A window of the Brassica oleracea var. oleracea cultivar TO1000 chromosome C1, BOL, whole genome shotgun sequence genome harbors these coding sequences:
- the LOC106304199 gene encoding interaptin-like isoform X5 gives MQEDDGSHKEQFSELSAKPDVDSIANEERPRSFPAIVDSSVSPSHFSEGSSVAFDPAELEGKTSEIRSHHIGEAAELNEKKPESSIDFRDNRDHVLSTEPKESSTADVASQVQLPESVSISGLLSHEEPCEKDTLNPSGEVSAAHVHEGRSVSFSQLMDMVQGLGQDEFQVLCNAREAASSTGPGTSSLERLREELFVSSTMEDILHVQLTEQSHLQNEFDHQHNQLEAELSQLRASYNAVKERNISLVEELSDCQSNLYAATSSNEKLKNQLLATEAQVEDFTSKMNELQLSLEKSLLDLSEAKEKLINLQVENDTLVAIISSWNDEKKELLEEKESKNYEIKHLSSELCDSKNSAAVLKAEVERLENTVGPLTDEKINLVEEKYNLLGEAEKLKEELANCKSLVTLQEVDNSNRMEMLSLLKGQQTKLEEDNLHLTEENEKAHLEVSAYLISEIYLLSEYSNLKEGYSLLNNKLLKFQEEKEHLVEDNDKLTHELFILQERMSTVQEERIRLAAELGEAKARLDKLAEENTSLSSSIQVEKSGIVDISNEDASELINQEIPETSGRRLEVGVTSKQSVPSEEVMDASSGFSSLNENLEKGEKMIQNLEEAIKQILTDSSLRKSSNKADTPAVSKLIQAFESKGQQEEHESEKGQLTGDQSDVFVSVNVQISNLRGLLEQLVLNARKAGIQCNELNDDMTATNQRLEELSVEFASHQDHFNFLEADTIENKISFEVLKNCSCELQHKNHELELLCESLKQRNDSIGLENTELTKKLSSCLSRIYELENQLESLQNNLSSMLTSMEEQVVALQDESLKAMMLEHELTSSVSQFGEAVVRLDDCLLRSGTAGAHIGLDMTKHLSNSVDMAVKVIDDLEEKLEVAYAKHESSSNTYEELMQSFNILLEKNESATASMHRFFADLTKLITESCGSVEMAKLKVENLAVSDPFNDGYCENLMEAVRNILSERLELQSVIDKLQSDLSSKTNDMEELTQRSLDPTSLRDLVEKVEGVLEIESGGISFESPSLYVEFLVSQLVQKFIESEDLANLIRKQLEAKENELMEIQESILHHKAEIDGLRENLSQAEESLVAVRSELQERSNELEQSEQRLLSTREKRSIAVAKGKGLIVNRDNLKQLLAETSAELQRCSEELSLKDTKLKEVEVKLKTYTEAGERVEALESELSYIRNSATALRESFLLKDSLLHRIEDILEDLDLPEHFHARDILDKVEWLARSANGNSLRPSDWDQKGSDGGAGYVPSEPCREGGQTGTSSENNLRIKFEELQGKFYGLAEQNEMLEQSLMHRNNLIQKWEALLENIDMPLQLKSMEVENKIEWLASTISEAAHDKYTLQQKIDNLEVYCQSLTADLEVSQKQVSDIEANLRSVDNERVDLSERLETLNGDRDNLSARAIHLEVENEELKNQVKDLHGKLVEKLGNEEQLQTLEGDLLSLRYTINDVIEEDGLQDLAVASNSETLDVLLRKLIDYYKKLVKSSLSRERDDNFCETRPSNADVRSGELLGTHEATSHGHHPENIVEATSRDIIVVESPDVASLTRDLDEALRVQKLVREERDLHMEKQQSLVAENEALDKKIIELQEFLKQEEQKSASAREKLNVAVRKGKALVQQRDSLKQTIEEMNAEHGRLKSEVIKRDEILLENEKKIRELESYAMRVEALESECQLLKNHLQETENILQERSDTLSMTLNALNSTNIGDEGDRYDPVLKLQRISQLFQNMSTAVTSAEQESIKSRRAAELLLAEVNEVQERNDSMQEELSKCTYEIEQLFREKDAAEAAKVEAISRCENLSMVNNEEKKKLYAQVMSVGTNVNTLRKVLAGTNSCLADIFTMNMEFLHHLKENMESCAKQTGTNLSGWPQVSTWNFVDKEIFSRLSAALSNVNLHENSNGENITEICGSLSRNLDQFVADVSHLEENVSKHLASWQEHGNIVSNGIDTFFKSIGTGTDSEIAALGEKVALLHGACSSVLAEIESRKAELVGNDNFNMSLHQVEEDFSSMESVRSMVNRLSSAVKELVVANAETVERNEKEMKVIIANLQRELHEKDIQNDRMCNELVGQVKEAQAGAKIFAEDLQSTSTRMHDMQDQLSILVQERDALKERVKELQEGQASHSELQEKVTSLSNLLAAKDQEIEALMQALDEEESQMEDLKHRATELEQEVQQKNLDLQKAEASRGKISKKLSITVDKFDELHQLSENLLAEIEKLQQQVQDRDTEVSFLRQEVTRCTNEALVASQNDSKRDSEEIEAVLSWFNTIASLIGLEDSPSTDAQSHVNLYMETLEKKIASILSETEELRLVGQSKDSLLEAERSRVAELRQKEAALERILHEKESQPNMSASEIVEVEPLINKRMTSGASIPSQVRSLRKGNNDQVAISIDADQPDESLSLEDDDDKAHGFRSLTTSRVVPRFTRPVTNMIDGLWVSCDRTLMRQPALRLGIMIYWAILHALLASFVV, from the exons ATGCAGGAAGACGATGGTTCACACAAGGAACAGTTTTCTGAATTATCTGCAAAGCCAGATGTCGATTCGATTGCAAATGAAGAAAGGCCTAGAAGCTTTCCAGCCATTGTAGATTCTTCTGTTTCCCCTTCTCACTTTTCAGAGGGATCCTCAGTTGCATTTGATCCAGCTGAACTAGAAGGAAAAACTAGTGAAATTAGAAGCCATCATATTGGGGAAGCTGCAGAGCTTAATGAAAAGAAACCAGAGTCATCTATTGATTTTCGTGATAACAGAGACCACGTGCTTTCGACTGAACCTAAGGAAAGCTCTACTGCAGATGTGGCTAGTCAGGTGCAATTGCCTGAGAGCGTCAGTATATCTGGATTATTGAGCCATGAGGAACCTTGTGAAAAGGACACATTAAATCCTTCTGGAGAAGTTTCTGCTGCTCATGTTCATGAAGGCCGCTCAGTTAGCTTCTCACAGCTTATGGATATGGTTCAAGGACTTGGACAAGATGAATTTCAAGTGTTGTGCAACGCAAGAGAGGCTGCTTCCAGTACTGGGCCCGGAACAAGCTCGTTGGAGCGATTAAGAGAAGAACTATTTGTTTCGAGTACCATGGAAGATATACTCCATGTGCAACTCACAGAACAGTCTCATCTACAAAATGAGTTTGATCATCAACATAACCAATTAGAAGCTGAACTATCACAGCTTCGTGCATCATATAATGCGGTGAAAGAGAGGAATATTTCTCTTGTAGAGGAACTTTCAGATTGCCAGTCTAACCTCTACGCTGCTACAAGCTCAAATGAGAAACTCAAGAATCAGCTTCTTGCTACAGAAGCACAAGTGGAGGATTTCACTTCTAAGATGAATGAGTTGCAGCTTAGCTTAGAAAAGTCCCTATTGGATCTATCTGAGGCGAAAGAGAAGCTCATCAATCTTCAGGTGGAGAATGATACATTGGTTGCAATTATTTCGTCTTGGAATGATGAGAAAAAGGAACTTCTTGAAGAAAAAGAATCCAAGAACTATGAGATTAAGCATCTTTCATCTGAGTTATGCGATAGCAAAAACTCAGCGGCTGTACTAAAGGCAGAAGTTGAGCGATTGGAAAATACAGTTGGCCCACTGACAGATGAGAAGATAAATCTTGTCGAGGAAAAATATAACTTATTGGGTGAGGCAGAGAAGTTAAAGGAAGAATTGGCAAATTGTAAGTCTTTAGTCACCTTGCAAGAAGTGGACAATTCAAACAGAATGGAGATGCTTTCGTTGCTGAAAGGCCAGCAGACTAAGCTTGAAGAGGATAACCTGCATCTCACAGAAGAAAATGAGAAAGCACATCTAGAAGTGAGTGCATATCTGATCTCGGAGATTTATTTATTGTCTGAGTATTCCAATCTTAAGGAAGGGTATTCTTTGCTGAATAATAAACTCTTGAAGTTTCAAGAGGAGAAGGAACATTTGGTTGAGGACAATGATAAACTTACGCATGAGCTCTTTATTCTTCAAGAGCGTATGTCTACCGTACAAGAAGAGCGGATTCGTCTAGCAGCTGAGTTAGGGGAAGCAAAAGCGCGCCTTGATAAATTGGCCGAAGAAAATACATCTCTGAGTAGCAGCATCCAGGTAGAAAAATCTGGAATTGTAGACATAAGTAATGAGGATGCTTCAGAATTGATCAATCAGGAAATACCTGAAACATCTGGTAGAAGGCTAGAAGTCGGGGTTACAAGTAAACAGAGTGTACCTTCAGAGGAGGTAATGGACGCTTCTTCGGGGTTTTCTTCCTTGAACGAGAATCTGGAGAAAGGTGAGAAAATGATTCAGAACCTTGAAGAGGCAATTAAGCAGATCCTCACCGATTCTTCATTGAGAAAGTCTAGCAATAAAGCTGACACGCCAGCAGTATCAAAATTGATTCAGGCTTTTGAGTCAAAGGGGCAACAGGAAGAACATGAATCAGAAAAGGGACAGTTAACTGGTGATCAGTCAGATGTGTTTGTTTCTGTGAATGTGCAGATTAGCAATTTGAGAGGCTTGCTGGAACAGTTAGTGTTGAATGCTAGGAAAGCGGGCATACAATGCAATGAATTAAATGATGACATGACAGCAACAAATCAACGACTCGAAGAGCTTAGTGTCGAGTTTGCATCTCACCAGGATCACTTCAATTTTCTCGAGGCAGATACTATTGAGAATAAGATTTCGTTTGAAGTTCTGAAGAATTGTTCTTGTGAGCTGCAACACAAAAACCACGAACTAGAACTTCTCTGTGAATCATTAAAGCAGAGAAATGATAGTATCGGTCTAGAAAACACGGAGCTCACCAAGAAGCTGAGTTCTTGCTTATCAAGAATTTATGAGCTTGAAAATCAGCTGGAAAGCTTACAGAATAATTTAAGCAGCATGTTGACGTCAATGGAAGAACAGGTAGTGGCCTTGCAGGATGAATCTCTAAAGGCAATGATGCTAGAACATGAACTTACATCATCAGTATCTCAGTTTGGTGAGGCAGTTGTGAGACTTGATGATTGTTTACTCAGATCTGGAACTGCTGGAGCTCACATTGGCTTAGATATGACCAAGCATTTGTCAAATTCTGTTGACATGGCTGTGAAGGTGATTGACGACCTGGAGGAAAAACTAGAAGTTGCTTATGCGAAGCATGAGTCCTCCTCAAACACATATGAGGAGTTGATGCAGAGTTTCAACATTTTGCTTGAGAAGAATGAATCTGCAACTGCTTCAATGCATAGGTTCTTTGCTGACCTGACGAAACTGATTACTGAATCATGCGGGTCTGTGGAGATGGCCAAACTTAAAGTTGAAAATCTTGCCGTCTCTGATCCTTTTAACGACGGTTATTGTGAGAATCTGATGGAAGCTGTGCGAAACATTCTTTCTGAGAGGCTTGAACTTCAGTCGGTGATTGATAAGCTACAGTCGGATTTGTCGAGTAAAACAAACGATATGGAGGAACTGACGCAGCGAAGCCTTGATCCCACTTCACTTCGAGACTTGGTTGAGAAAGTTGAGGGTGTTCTGGAAATTGAAAGTGGCGGAATTAGTTTTGAATCCCCTAGTTTATATGTGGAGTTTCTGGTTTCCCAACTTGTTCAGAAGTTTATAGAGTCTGAGGACTTGGCTAATCTCATCAGAAAACAGTTAGAGGCCAAGGAGAATGAGCTGATGGAGATCCAGGAGAGTATACTGCACCATAAAGCTGAAATTGATGGTCTCAGGGAAAATTTAAGCCAGGCAGAGGAGTCCCTTGTGGCCGTACGATCTGAGTTACAAGAGAGATCTAATGAACTTGAACAATCAGAACAGAGGTTATTATCTACTAGAGAGAAGCGTAGCATAGCTGTTGCAAAAGGAAAAGGTCTGATTGTTAACCGTGACAATCTCAAGCAGTTGTTGGCCGAAACCTCTGCTGAACTTCAGAGGTGCTCAGAGGAATTGAGTTTGAAGGACACAAAGCTTAAGGAAGTAGAAGTAAAGCTTAAGACTTATACAGAGGCAGGTGAACGTGTGGAGGCATTAGAATCTGAGCTTTCTTACATCCGAAACTCAGCTACTGCACTTCGAGAATCCTTTCTTCTCAAAGACTCTCTCCTCCACAGAATTGAAGACATTTTGGAAGATTTGGATCTCCCAGAGCATTTTCATGCTCGAGATATACTCGACAAGGTGGAGTGGCTAGCAAGATCAGCTAACGGCAACTCTTTACGCCCCTCTGATTGGGATCAGAAGGGTTCTGATGGAGGTGCTGGATATGTTCCCTCTGAACCCTGCAGGGAGGGTGGTCAAACTGGCACAAGTTCTGAGAATAACTTAAGGATCAAGTTCGAGGAACTCCAAGGGAAGTTTTATGGGTTGGCAGAACAGAATGAAATGCTGGAGCAGTCCTTGATGCACAGGAATAATTTAATTCAGAAATGGGAAGCGCTCCTAGAGAATATTGATATGCCTCTACAGCTAAAGTCCATGGAAGTGGAAAACAAGATCGAGTGGCTTGCAAGTACAATATCAGAGGCTGCACATGACAAGTATACTCTCCAGCAGAAGATTGATAACCTTGAAGTCTATTGTCAATCACTAACTGCTGATTTAGAAGTCTCACAAAAGCAAGTAAGTGATATCGAGGCAAATCTTCGATCTGTTGATAATGAGAGGGTAGATCTTTCTGAAAGACTTGAAACTCTGAATGGGGATCGAGATAATCTTTCAGCGAGGGCCATTCACCTTGAAGTTGAGAATGAGGAACTGAAGAATCAAGTTAAAGATCTGCATGGAAAATTGGTTGAGAAACTTGGGAATGAAGAACAACTTCAGACTCTTGAAGGAGACCTATTGAGTTTGAGATACACGATTAATGATGTTATAGAGGAAGATGGCTTGCAGGATTTGGCTGTAGCAAGTAATTCTGAGACCTTGGATGTACTTCTGAGAAAGCTGATAGACTATTATAAGAAGTTGGTTAAATCTAGTTTGTCACGTGAAAGAGATGATAACTTCTGTGAAACTCGTCCATCAAATGCCGATGTTAGAAGCGGAGAGTTATTGGGTACACATGAAGCAACTTCTCATGGGCACCATCCTGAAAATATAGTCGAAGCAACAAGTAGAGACATAATAGTAGTAGAGTCGCCTGATGTTGCTTCCCTAACAAGAGATCTGGATGAAGCACTGCGTGTACAGAAGCTGGTAAGGGAAGAAAGGGATTTGCACATGGAAAAACAGCAATCCTTGGTTGCTGAAAATGAGGCACTGGATAAGAAAATAATAGAATTGCAGGAGTTCCTTAAACAAGAAGAGCAGAAGTCAGCTTCTGCAAGAGAGAAGTTAAACGTAGCTGTCAGGAAAGGGAAAGCGTTGGTCCAACAAAGGGATAGCCTGAAGCAAACTATTGAGGAGATGAACGCTGAACATGGTCGCCTAAAATCCGAGGTTATCAAACGAGACGAAATACTCTTGGAAAATGAAAAGAAAATTAGGGAGTTGGAGTCTTACGCTATGAGGGTGGAAGCCCTAGAGTCTGAGTGCCAATTGTTGAAAAATCATTTGCAAGAAACAGAAAATATTTTGCAGGAAAGAAGTGATACGTTGAGCATGACATTGAATGCGTTGAATAGCACTAATATTGGTGATGAAGGTGACAGATATGACCCAGTTCTGAAGCTTCAACGGATCTCGCAACTCTTTCAGAATATGAGTACAGCTGTGACTTCTGCTGAACAGGAGTCAATAAAATCTAGAAGAGCAGCTGAGTTGCTACTTGCTGAGGTGAACGAGGTTCAAGAGAGAAACGATAGTATGCAAGAGGAGCTATCAAAATGTACCTATGAAATTGAGCAACTTTTCAGAGAGAAGGATGCAGCGGAGGCTGCAAAAGTTGAAGCCATATCCCGTTGTGAAAATTTGTCTATGGTCAACAATGAAGAAAAGAAGAAGCTATATGCTCAGGTGATGTCCGTTGGAACTAATGTGAACACTCTGAGAAAAGTTCTCGCAGGTACCAACAGTTGCCTAGCTGATATTTTCACCATGAATATGGAGTTTCTGCACCATCTGAAGGAAAATATGGAATCATGTGCGAAGCAAACCGGTACTAATTTGTCTGGCTGGCCTCAAGTTAGTACATGGAATTTTGTAGACAAG GAAATCTTTTCACGCTTGAGTGCTGCCTTGTCCAACGTCAACTTGCATGAAAATTCAAATGGTGAAAACATTACGGAAATTTGTGGTTCGCTCTCTCGAAACCTTGATCAGTTTGTGGCAGATGTTAGCCATCTCGAAGAGAATGTAAGCAAGCACTTGGCATCATGGCAAGAACATGGCAACATTGTATCAAACGGTATTGATACCTTTTTCAAGTCAATAGGAACCGGAACAGACTCAGAAATTGCTGCTTTGGGTGAAAAAGTTGCCTTGCTTCATGGAGCATGTTCCAGCGTGTTGGCGGAAATTGAAAGCCGTAAGGCCGAACTGGTTGGAAACGACAATTTCAACATGAGCCTCCATCAAGTAGAAGAGGATTTTTCGTCCATGGAGTCTGTCAGGTCCATGGTAAATAGGCTATCATCAGCTGTTAAAGAGCTTGTTGTAGCAAATGCTGAGACTGTGGAGAGAAATGAAAAGGAGATGAAGGTAATCATTGCCAATTTGCAAAGGGAGTTGCACGAAAAGGATATCCAAAATGATAGGATGTGCAATGAACTTGTGGGTCAAGTTAAGGAAGCCCAGGCTGGTGCTAAGATCTTTGCAGAAGATCTTCAATCTACAAGTACCCGGATGCATGATATGCAAGACCAGCTGAGCATTTTGGTGCAGGAACGGGATGCTTTGAAGGAGAGAGTAAAGGAGCTGCAAGAAGGGCAGGCCTCACATTCAGAGTTACAGGAGAAGGTCACATCGCTTAGCAATCTACTAGCTGCAAAGGACCAAG AAATTGAGGCATTAATGCAAGCGCTTGACGAGGAAGAGTCTCAGATGGAGGATCTGAAACACAGGGCTACAGAATTAGAACAGGAAGTGCAACAGAAGAACCTAGATTTGCAGAAAGCTGAAGCTTCTCGTGGGAAGATTTCCAAAAAGCTATCAATTACTGTGGATAAATTCGACGAGCTCCATCAACTCTCTGAAAATCTTCTTGCTGAAATCGAGAAACTTCAACAACAAGTGCAGGATCGGGATACCGAGGTTTCTTTCTTGAGACAAGAAGTCACTAGGTGCACTAACGAGGCTCTTGTTGCTTCTCAGAACGACTCTAAGAGAGATTCCGAAGAGATCGAAGCTGTACTGTCTTGGTTCAACACAATAGCTTCACTAATTGGTCTAGAAGATTCACCTTCCACCGATGCTCAGAGTCACGTAAACCTCTACATGGAGACACTTGAGAAAAAGATCGCGTCTATACTATCTGAAACAGAAGAGTTACGGCTGGTCGGACAAAGCAAGGATTCGTTGCTTGAAGCTGAGAGGAGTAGAGTGGCTGAGCTCAGACAAAAAGAAGCAGCTCTTGAGAGAATACTACATGAGAAGGAATCGCAACCAAACATGTCAGCGTCGGAGATCGTTGAAGTGGAACCTCTG ATAAATAAGCGGATGACAAGTGGAGCATCGATCCCATCTCAAGTCAGGAGTTTGCGTAAGGGAAACAACGATCAAGTCGCTATTAGTATAGATGCAGATCAACCTGATGAAAGCCTGAGCTTAGAAGACGACGATGATAAAG CTCATGGGTTTAGATCACTCACCACGTCAAGAGTCGTTCCAAGATTCACAAGACCAGTGACAAACATGATCGATGGTTTATG GGTCTCGTGTGACCGGACGCTTATGAGACAACCTGCATTACGGTTAGGGATAATGATATACTGGGCGATACTGCATGCTCTTTTGGCTAGTTTCGTCGTCTAA